A stretch of the Physeter macrocephalus isolate SW-GA unplaced genomic scaffold, ASM283717v5 random_6053, whole genome shotgun sequence genome encodes the following:
- the LOC112063242 gene encoding alpha-1B-glycoprotein-like, with the protein MSARVALLLLWGLALNPVTEEATFFDTRPTLWAEAESLLEPWANVTLTCRSPLWTLEFELFRGGVAQELVHLGSPATEYRFPLGAATGDTRGLYRCRYRMESGRASLSNLVEVTGAEPLPPPLLSTKPVPWITPGLNTTLLCIGGLRGVTFLLRREGDDQFLEVAEAPKDRQATFPVHRAGNYSCSYRTHASGAPSEPSATVTIEGLATPPPPTLTLDSGFAGLLRPGSRATLTCVAPLSGVKFQLRRGEEVLQVPMASTSPDRVFFQLNTLAPGDGGDYTCRYRLPEELAPWSLDSAPAELVLSDGTLPAPELSAEPATLSPEPGTLVQLRCRAPRAGVRFSLVRDGAGRRRVHGLLSPAGTEAHFELRDVSAVDSANYSCVYTDTAPPFAGSAPSAPVELRVD; encoded by the exons TCTTTGACACAAGGCCAACCCTGTGGGCAGAGGCCGAATCGCTGCTGGAACCCTGGGCCAACGTGACGCTGACATGCCGGAGCCCCCTGTGGACCCTGGAGTTCGAGCTCTTCAGGGGTGGGGTGGCCCAGGAACTGGTGCACCTGGGTTCACCTGCCACCGAGTACAGATTCCCGCTGGGAGCAGCGACCGGTGACACCCGGGGCCTCTACCGCTGCCGCTACAGGATGGAGAGTGGGAGGGCCAGCCTGAGCAACCTCGTGGAGGTGACGGGAGCAG agcccctgcccccacccttgcTCTCAACCAAGCCCGTGCCCTGGATCACACCGGGCCTGAACACGACGCTGCTGTGCATCGGGGGGCTTCGCGGTGTGACCTTCCTGCTGAGGCGGGAAGGCGACGACCAGTTTCTGGAGGTGGCTGAGGCCCCGAAGGACAGGCAGGCCACCTTCCCAGTCCACCGGGCTGGCAACTACAGCTGCAGCTACCGGACCCACGCATCAGGCGCCCCCTCGGAGCCCAGTGCCACTGTGACCATAGAGGGGCTGG CCACGCCGCCGCCACCCACGCTGACTCTGGATAGCGGGTTCGCCGGGCTCCTGCGCCCCGGCTCGCGCGCGACTCTCACCTGCGTGGCGCCCCTGAGCGGGGTGAAATTCCAGCTGCGGCGGGGCGAGGAGGTGCTGCAGGTACCCATGGCCAGTACCAGCCCAGACCGCGTCTTCTTCCAGCTGAACACGCTGGCCCCGGGAGACGGCGGTGACTACACGTGCCGCTACCGGCTGCCAGAGGAGCTAGCGCCCTGGTCCTTGGACAGCGCGCCCGCCGAGCTGGTGCTGAGCGACG GGACGCTCCCGGCGCCGGAGCTGTCGGCCGAGCCCGCGACTCTGAGTCCCGAGCCGGGGACGCTGGTGCAGCTGCGGTGCCGGGCCCCCCGCGCCGGCGTGCGCTTCTCCCTGGTGCGCGACGGCGCGGGCCGGCGCCGGGTGCACGGTCTCTTGAGCCCCGCGGGGACGGAGGCCCACTTTGAGCTGCGCGACGTCTCGGCGGTCGACTCGGCCAACTACAGCTGCGTCTACACGGACACGGCGCCGCCCTTCGCGGGCTCCGCGCCCAGCGCGCCCGTGGAGCTGCGCGTGGACG